One segment of Capnocytophaga sp. oral taxon 878 DNA contains the following:
- the gldL gene encoding gliding motility protein GldL yields MAGSRATKRIFNYAYGIGASIVIVGALAKILHMDILGVSGSLLLAIGMGTEAIIFFMSAFEPIDEDLDWSLVYPELKGGAPIERQGVMAQQVLAEDKALKESLSEKLDGILAEAKIDANLMRSLGKSIENFAEASKEIAPVTSTMVATHKYGEELSEAASNLESLNSLYKLQLERTERQVSAQAGIADNLDSLNQQMLSFKDNLKSLNTIYGGMLSAMGGAR; encoded by the coding sequence ATGGCAGGAAGTAGAGCAACAAAGAGAATTTTTAACTATGCTTATGGTATTGGTGCATCCATTGTAATTGTGGGAGCCTTAGCTAAAATTTTGCACATGGATATCTTAGGTGTAAGTGGTAGTTTATTATTGGCGATAGGTATGGGTACTGAGGCTATCATCTTCTTTATGTCGGCATTTGAGCCTATTGACGAAGATTTGGATTGGTCATTAGTATATCCTGAACTAAAAGGAGGAGCTCCTATAGAGCGCCAAGGAGTAATGGCTCAGCAAGTATTAGCTGAAGACAAAGCTCTTAAAGAATCACTTTCAGAAAAATTGGACGGTATATTAGCCGAAGCTAAAATCGATGCTAACTTAATGCGTAGCTTGGGTAAATCAATAGAAAACTTTGCTGAAGCAAGTAAAGAGATAGCACCTGTTACTAGCACAATGGTAGCTACACACAAATATGGTGAGGAGTTATCAGAAGCTGCTTCAAACTTAGAATCACTTAATAGCCTTTACAAATTACAATTAGAAAGAACTGAACGCCAAGTATCTGCTCAAGCAGGAATTGCTGATAACCTTGATTCACTAAACCAACAGATGCTTTCTTTCAAAGATAATTTAAAATCTTTGAACACTATCTATGGAGGAATGCTATCTGCAATGGGTGGCGCACGTTAA
- the gldK gene encoding gliding motility lipoprotein GldK: MFMARRIFVVLLLLLVVIACKRGGGDNKGELVGVGGKSWKQPTPYGMTLIPSGSFIMGSSDDDKTASLNANVKTVSVGSFYMDETEITNSEYRQFVNWVRDSIIRTQLADMAEQTGQTSGGGGIGDYAYLDSNTEKMNAWQQYLQNTYGDEKARKLNKKKALIWDTNKFPDEYYSEVMDKMYLPEEEAYNGKRIMDVQKFEFKYQWLDMDKAARKRGNRKDFIKEEIVKVYPDTTVWIRDFNYSYNEPMHNDYFWHEAYGDYPVVGVSWIQAKAFCEWRTLNKNAYQKSKGDYTVNAFRLPIESEWEYAARGGLPGGTYPWGGPYTYDDKACFLANFKPLRGDYASDNALYTVEAKSYEPNGYNLYNMAGNVSEWTNTSYDPNSYEYMSTMNPNVLDDSNRRKVIRGGSWKDVAFMLQVNTRDYEYQDSARSYIGFRTVQDYMGISDKQQSKSARGYR, from the coding sequence ATGTTTATGGCAAGAAGAATATTTGTAGTGCTACTGCTATTGTTAGTAGTAATTGCGTGTAAGCGCGGCGGTGGCGATAACAAAGGAGAGCTTGTAGGTGTAGGTGGTAAAAGTTGGAAACAACCTACCCCTTATGGTATGACACTTATTCCGAGTGGTTCGTTCATTATGGGTAGTTCCGATGATGATAAAACTGCGAGTTTGAACGCTAACGTCAAAACAGTGAGTGTCGGCTCGTTCTATATGGACGAAACAGAAATCACTAATAGTGAATACCGACAGTTTGTGAACTGGGTGCGTGATTCTATCATTCGCACGCAGTTGGCAGATATGGCTGAGCAGACAGGTCAGACCTCGGGAGGAGGAGGCATAGGAGATTATGCTTACCTTGACTCTAATACCGAGAAGATGAATGCTTGGCAGCAATATTTGCAAAATACCTACGGTGATGAGAAAGCCCGCAAACTTAACAAGAAGAAAGCGCTTATTTGGGATACAAATAAATTCCCAGATGAGTACTATTCTGAAGTAATGGACAAGATGTATTTACCAGAAGAGGAAGCTTATAATGGTAAACGCATTATGGACGTTCAGAAATTTGAGTTCAAGTACCAATGGCTTGATATGGATAAAGCTGCGCGTAAGCGTGGTAACCGTAAGGACTTCATAAAAGAGGAGATTGTGAAAGTGTATCCAGATACTACTGTATGGATACGTGACTTTAACTATTCATATAATGAGCCAATGCACAATGATTATTTCTGGCATGAGGCCTACGGGGATTATCCTGTAGTAGGTGTGAGCTGGATACAAGCTAAGGCTTTTTGTGAATGGCGTACTCTTAATAAAAATGCTTACCAAAAATCAAAAGGAGATTATACTGTAAACGCATTCCGTTTGCCAATTGAGTCGGAATGGGAATATGCTGCAAGAGGTGGTCTGCCAGGAGGTACTTATCCTTGGGGTGGTCCTTATACCTATGATGATAAGGCTTGTTTCCTTGCGAACTTTAAGCCATTGCGTGGTGACTATGCTTCGGATAATGCTTTGTACACTGTTGAGGCTAAATCATACGAGCCTAATGGATACAACTTATATAATATGGCTGGTAACGTATCAGAGTGGACAAACACTTCATACGATCCTAACTCATACGAATATATGTCGACAATGAATCCTAACGTATTGGATGACAGTAATCGTAGAAAGGTAATACGTGGAGGATCATGGAAAGACGTAGCCTTTATGTTGCAAGTAAATACCCGTGATTATGAGTATCAAGATTCGGCTCGTAGTTACATAGGATTCCGTACAGTACAAGACTATATGGGTATTAGTGACAAGCAACAGTCTAAATCAGCACGTGGATATAGATAA
- a CDS encoding prolyl oligopeptidase family protein: MKQILFSATLLALVACNQTAKNDGTRMDYPETKKGDVVDTYFGTQVPDPYRWLEDDRSAETAAWVKTQNEFTGKYLQQIPYREGIKKELEELWNYERVGLPFTEGNYIYYYRNSGLKNQSVVFRKDKDGKEEVFLDPNTFSADGTTSLSTLEFSEDGSLVAYLISEGGSDWRKGIVLNAETKERIGDTLVDIKFSGVAWKGNEGFFYSSYDKPKGSELSAKTDRHKLYYHKLGKPQKEDELIFGGKEDEKYRYVSGVVSSDGRYLFISMAQATSGNKLVVKDLNNATAPLVVISNSLETDTDFVDMQGSTIYLQTNLNAPNKRLVKVDIAKPQSENWVDVIPETENVLSISLAGGYIFAQYMVDAVSEVKQYDYNGKFIRQVEFPNVGTASGFSAKKNETRTYYSFTNYATPTTLYEMDLVTGKTKYYWRPFLMFNSVDYESKQVFYNSKDGTRIPMIITYKKGLKLDGNNPTLLYGYGGFNVSLQPRFSVPVAVWIKQGGVYAVPNLRGGGEYGKKWHDAGTKMQKQNVFDDFIAAAEYLIKEKYTSPNYLAIKGGSNGGLLVGATMLQRPDLFKVAIPEVGVLDMLRYHTFTAGAGWAYDYGTAADSKEMFEYLKNYSPLHNVKQGVNYPATLVTTGDHDDRVVPAHSFKFAAELQAKQTGDNPVLIRIETNAGHGAGTPVSKVIELNADIQAFILWNMGIRK; the protein is encoded by the coding sequence ATGAAGCAAATTTTATTTTCGGCAACGTTATTGGCGCTTGTAGCTTGTAACCAGACTGCAAAAAATGATGGAACCCGTATGGACTACCCTGAAACGAAAAAAGGAGATGTAGTGGATACTTATTTTGGTACCCAAGTGCCTGACCCTTATAGATGGCTGGAGGATGACCGCTCGGCAGAGACGGCTGCTTGGGTGAAGACTCAGAATGAATTTACTGGTAAGTATTTGCAACAGATACCTTATAGAGAAGGTATTAAGAAGGAGCTTGAGGAGCTTTGGAACTATGAGAGGGTAGGATTGCCTTTTACGGAGGGGAATTACATCTATTATTATAGAAATAGTGGGCTTAAGAACCAGTCGGTAGTATTTAGAAAGGATAAGGATGGCAAGGAAGAGGTGTTTTTGGATCCTAATACTTTTTCGGCTGATGGTACTACTTCATTAAGTACGTTGGAATTTAGTGAGGATGGCTCGTTGGTGGCTTACCTTATATCGGAAGGGGGTAGTGACTGGCGCAAGGGTATTGTGCTGAATGCTGAAACTAAGGAGCGCATAGGAGATACGTTGGTAGATATAAAATTTAGTGGTGTGGCGTGGAAAGGTAATGAAGGCTTTTTCTACTCTAGCTATGATAAGCCGAAAGGCAGTGAACTATCGGCTAAGACGGATAGACATAAATTATACTATCACAAGTTGGGCAAGCCACAGAAAGAAGATGAGCTTATATTTGGAGGGAAGGAAGATGAGAAGTACCGATATGTATCGGGGGTAGTATCAAGTGATGGGCGATATTTATTTATATCGATGGCTCAAGCTACTTCGGGCAATAAGTTGGTTGTAAAAGATTTAAACAATGCTACAGCGCCTTTGGTAGTAATTAGCAACTCATTAGAAACGGATACTGACTTTGTGGATATGCAAGGTAGTACGATTTATTTGCAAACAAATCTTAATGCTCCTAACAAGCGATTGGTAAAGGTGGATATAGCTAAACCGCAATCGGAAAATTGGGTGGATGTGATACCAGAGACGGAGAATGTACTTAGCATTTCATTGGCAGGAGGGTATATTTTTGCTCAATATATGGTGGATGCGGTATCGGAAGTGAAACAGTATGACTATAATGGTAAGTTTATAAGACAGGTAGAGTTTCCTAATGTAGGAACAGCTAGTGGTTTTAGTGCTAAAAAGAATGAAACACGCACCTATTATAGTTTCACTAACTATGCTACTCCAACTACTTTGTATGAAATGGACTTGGTTACGGGTAAGACTAAATACTATTGGAGACCTTTTTTAATGTTCAATAGTGTGGATTACGAATCAAAACAAGTGTTCTACAATAGTAAAGATGGCACTCGGATACCTATGATTATTACCTATAAGAAGGGACTAAAACTGGATGGTAATAATCCTACTTTATTATATGGTTATGGAGGATTTAATGTGAGCTTGCAACCACGTTTTAGTGTGCCAGTGGCTGTTTGGATTAAACAGGGAGGTGTGTATGCAGTACCCAACTTACGTGGAGGTGGAGAGTACGGTAAGAAATGGCACGATGCAGGTACTAAGATGCAAAAACAAAATGTGTTTGACGATTTTATAGCTGCTGCTGAGTACTTGATTAAAGAGAAATATACATCGCCTAATTACTTAGCAATTAAAGGGGGTTCCAACGGCGGATTACTAGTAGGAGCAACGATGTTACAGCGTCCGGACTTATTTAAAGTGGCTATTCCTGAGGTAGGAGTATTGGATATGTTGCGTTATCATACCTTTACTGCAGGTGCTGGCTGGGCATACGATTACGGAACAGCAGCAGATAGCAAAGAGATGTTTGAATATTTAAAAAATTACTCACCATTACACAATGTGAAACAAGGGGTGAATTATCCTGCTACGCTTGTTACTACGGGGGATCATGATGATAGGGTAGTGCCAGCGCATAGCTTTAAGTTTGCGGCAGAGCTACAAGCGAAGCAAACGGGAGACAATCCTGTATTGATTAGGATAGAGACTAATGCGGGGCATGGAGCAGGAACACCAGTGAGCAAAGTGATAGAATTAAATGCGGATATACAGGCATTTATTTTGTGGAATATGGGAATTAGAAAATAA
- a CDS encoding ThiF family adenylyltransferase, with the protein MNENNWLERTELLVKAEGIDVLQRAHILIVGLGGVGSYAAEFVARAGVGAMTIVDADTVSVTNINRQLPALRSTVGRAKAEVMAERLMDINPELRLTVLNEFLSPERAYDIVTPEFDYVIDCIDSITPKLNLILAAKRKKVKLVSSMGAGGATDVSQIKVADLMKTYNCPLAKFMRKRLKNERIDSGIKAVFSAEIVSKETMQRTEGLDYKKSYYGTISFMPAAFGLHAAATAVNYLLKRDKR; encoded by the coding sequence ATGAATGAGAATAATTGGTTAGAAAGAACTGAACTTTTGGTAAAGGCTGAGGGTATTGATGTGCTGCAAAGGGCGCATATTCTTATTGTAGGCTTGGGTGGCGTGGGCTCGTACGCTGCTGAATTTGTGGCACGTGCGGGTGTGGGTGCTATGACGATTGTGGATGCTGATACGGTATCGGTGACTAATATTAACCGGCAGTTACCGGCATTGCGCTCTACCGTGGGGCGGGCGAAGGCTGAGGTGATGGCGGAGAGGCTGATGGATATTAATCCGGAATTGAGGCTTACTGTGCTGAATGAGTTTTTGAGTCCGGAGAGGGCTTATGATATTGTGACGCCTGAATTTGACTATGTGATAGATTGTATTGATAGTATTACTCCGAAGCTGAATCTTATTTTGGCGGCTAAGCGCAAGAAGGTGAAGCTGGTGAGCAGTATGGGTGCTGGTGGTGCTACGGATGTATCGCAGATAAAGGTGGCGGACTTGATGAAGACGTATAACTGTCCGCTAGCTAAGTTTATGAGGAAGCGGCTTAAGAATGAGCGTATTGATTCGGGGATTAAGGCTGTATTTTCGGCAGAGATAGTATCAAAAGAGACGATGCAGCGCACTGAGGGGTTGGATTATAAGAAGTCGTATTATGGTACTATAAGTTTTATGCCGGCGGCCTTTGGGTTGCACGCGGCGGCTACGGCTGTGAATTACCTTTTGAAGCGGGATAAGAGGTGA
- a CDS encoding Fic family protein produces MIETPPPFSPKTSSISLIDDLLSKGYLQKIQNDYLYWSQLKYKTKDNPPAELWQAVKLYRALNQRTIKFGKYQFTYVLTDYIQQSLHLFDMHIGGTLTSNMGIAKTDTHKFMMSSIMEESIASSQIEGANTTRKKAKEMIQKGIKPKTKSEVMIVNNFNTMQYIVQHKNNPLTPESLLHLHQLISHNTLDSPQEEGTFRTHNDIYVVDYSSSEVVHTPPDASQIPQLISHLCTFFNTNTHNFIHPIIKACILHFMIGYIHPFTDGNGRTARAVFYWYMLKSGYWLTEYLSISRIIKETKSQYEKAFLYTEADDNDLSYFITYQLKAMEKAFDALKDYINRKQKEIFQASQFMKIPGVNERMAQIIKIIYDDPERILSIKEIENRFLVSNYTARTDLKQLVDLGFLEAISVNKKKQSYIKSPLFFSLLKTKIA; encoded by the coding sequence ATGATTGAAACTCCTCCCCCTTTCTCACCCAAAACAAGTAGCATCAGCCTTATAGATGATTTATTATCAAAAGGTTACTTACAAAAAATACAAAACGATTACCTATATTGGTCTCAGCTAAAATACAAAACTAAAGATAACCCCCCCGCAGAACTATGGCAAGCCGTAAAGCTATATCGCGCCCTTAACCAGCGAACTATAAAGTTTGGCAAATATCAGTTTACCTACGTCCTTACCGACTATATACAGCAATCCCTACACCTTTTCGATATGCATATAGGCGGCACCCTCACCAGTAATATGGGCATTGCCAAAACAGATACCCACAAATTTATGATGAGTTCCATTATGGAAGAATCCATAGCAAGCAGCCAAATTGAAGGAGCCAATACTACCCGAAAAAAAGCTAAGGAAATGATCCAAAAAGGGATAAAACCCAAAACAAAGTCAGAGGTAATGATTGTCAATAACTTCAATACTATGCAATATATAGTACAACACAAAAACAACCCTCTCACCCCCGAAAGCCTCCTTCACTTACACCAACTCATCAGCCACAACACCCTCGATTCACCTCAAGAAGAAGGCACTTTCAGAACTCATAACGATATCTACGTAGTCGATTATAGCAGCAGTGAAGTAGTACATACCCCTCCCGATGCTTCCCAAATACCTCAGCTTATCAGTCACTTATGTACCTTTTTTAACACCAATACACATAACTTCATTCACCCCATCATAAAAGCCTGTATCCTACATTTTATGATAGGCTACATACACCCTTTTACCGATGGCAATGGGCGCACAGCACGAGCCGTTTTTTATTGGTATATGCTCAAATCAGGCTATTGGCTTACCGAGTACCTTTCCATTTCACGCATTATAAAAGAAACTAAAAGCCAATATGAAAAAGCCTTCCTTTACACCGAAGCCGATGATAATGACCTCAGCTACTTTATCACCTATCAGCTCAAAGCAATGGAAAAAGCCTTCGATGCCTTAAAAGACTATATCAACCGAAAACAAAAAGAAATATTCCAAGCCTCTCAGTTTATGAAAATACCAGGAGTAAATGAGCGTATGGCACAAATCATCAAAATAATTTACGACGATCCCGAGCGCATACTCTCTATCAAAGAAATAGAAAATCGCTTTCTTGTTTCCAACTACACAGCCCGTACCGATCTAAAACAACTAGTCGAT